The following coding sequences are from one Candidatus Eisenbacteria bacterium window:
- a CDS encoding cyclase family protein, translating into MTSPRRVIDVSVPNGPGQHVYPGDPEPRVEPVRRIANGDPCNLSLLGMGSHTGTHVDAPYHFLADGPRLGEVPLDRMVGPCLVADLRGRRAVDAASLAGVPLERGDILVCLTDNSARWSAPSFQRDFTFITRDAADLMVERGVRAVGMDYLSIEEFGSPDFPVHHRLLGAGIFVIEGLDLRRVAPGRYYLVCLPLKFPDLDGAPARAVLLEY; encoded by the coding sequence ATGACGAGCCCGCGCCGCGTGATCGACGTGTCGGTGCCGAACGGGCCCGGCCAGCACGTGTATCCGGGCGATCCCGAGCCGCGCGTCGAGCCGGTGCGCCGGATCGCGAACGGCGACCCGTGCAACCTCTCGCTCCTCGGCATGGGGAGCCACACGGGCACGCACGTCGACGCCCCGTACCACTTCCTGGCCGACGGCCCGCGCCTCGGCGAGGTCCCGCTCGATCGCATGGTGGGCCCGTGTCTGGTGGCCGATCTGCGGGGGCGGCGCGCCGTCGACGCGGCGTCGCTCGCGGGCGTGCCGCTCGAACGCGGCGACATCCTCGTCTGCCTCACCGACAACTCGGCGCGCTGGAGCGCGCCGAGCTTCCAGCGCGACTTCACGTTCATCACGCGCGATGCCGCCGATCTGATGGTCGAGCGCGGCGTGCGCGCGGTCGGCATGGACTACCTCTCGATCGAGGAGTTCGGCAGCCCGGACTTCCCGGTGCACCATCGCCTCCTCGGGGCGGGGATCTTCGTCATCGAAGGACTCGATCTGCGCCGGGTCGCGCCGGGCCGCTACTATCTCGTGTGCCTGCCGCTCAAGTTCCCCGACCTCGACGGCGCGCCTGCGCGCGCGGTGCTGCTGGAGTACTGA
- a CDS encoding four-carbon acid sugar kinase family protein, producing the protein MEPLCVIADDLTGACDVGAALLPWPESVLVDVGTGDPVRPPVPGLHVRNTQSRALPAPRAAKAVTSVLRTLPRPWKGILVKKIDTGLRGSLGAELDAAIEAVGAAEAFVLPAIPDTGRTTVGGIQRIDGVPVDQTAFATDPENPVRDARVGAAIEVTSRRRTGILELTHVRRGAVAAAVDRLRAEGTQVVVCDAETEQDLERTLQVLAARARPLVLAGSTGLAHALRRVLGAPAEGAAPGNRTPAPGKGGVLVVVGSAHPVARVQLARAEALAWLRVIVVAKDADVSGAATAAAAAIATGGNVALVTPNERAKPGAVLPVAAAAEMALAAALPAGLVLVGGETAFRTLVAMGVRWLAVDAAPAPLCVRGHVASGARAGLAVVTKGGSSGPPERVADLIRELTA; encoded by the coding sequence ATGGAGCCCCTCTGCGTCATCGCCGACGATCTGACCGGGGCGTGCGATGTCGGCGCCGCGCTGCTGCCGTGGCCCGAGTCCGTCCTGGTCGACGTGGGGACCGGCGACCCGGTGCGCCCGCCCGTGCCCGGGCTTCACGTTCGCAACACGCAGAGCCGCGCGCTGCCCGCACCGCGCGCCGCCAAGGCCGTGACGAGCGTGCTGCGGACGCTGCCGCGGCCGTGGAAGGGCATCCTCGTCAAGAAGATCGACACGGGGCTGCGCGGCTCGCTCGGGGCCGAGCTCGACGCCGCCATCGAAGCCGTCGGCGCCGCCGAAGCGTTCGTGCTCCCGGCGATCCCCGACACTGGGCGGACGACGGTCGGCGGAATCCAGCGCATCGACGGCGTGCCGGTCGATCAGACGGCCTTCGCGACCGATCCCGAGAACCCGGTGCGCGACGCGCGGGTCGGCGCGGCGATCGAGGTGACGAGCCGCCGCCGCACGGGCATCCTCGAGTTGACCCACGTGCGCCGGGGCGCGGTGGCGGCGGCCGTCGACCGCCTGCGGGCCGAGGGCACCCAGGTCGTCGTGTGCGACGCCGAGACCGAGCAGGATCTCGAACGGACGCTGCAGGTGCTGGCGGCACGCGCACGGCCGCTCGTGCTCGCGGGTTCGACCGGCCTCGCCCACGCGCTTCGTCGAGTGCTCGGCGCGCCGGCGGAGGGCGCAGCGCCCGGCAACCGCACGCCCGCGCCCGGGAAGGGTGGCGTGCTCGTGGTCGTCGGCAGCGCACACCCCGTGGCGCGCGTCCAGCTCGCGCGTGCCGAGGCGCTGGCCTGGCTCCGTGTGATCGTGGTGGCCAAGGACGCGGACGTGTCCGGCGCGGCGACGGCGGCTGCGGCCGCGATCGCGACGGGCGGCAACGTCGCGCTCGTGACGCCCAACGAGCGCGCGAAACCCGGCGCCGTGCTCCCGGTCGCCGCGGCGGCGGAGATGGCGCTCGCCGCGGCGCTTCCGGCGGGGCTCGTGCTCGTCGGCGGCGAGACCGCCTTCCGCACGCTGGTGGCGATGGGTGTTCGATGGCTCGCGGTCGACGCCGCACCGGCGCCGCTGTGCGTGCGCGGCCACGTCGCGAGCGGCGCACGCGCGGGACTCGCCGTCGTGACCAAGGGCGGGTCGAGCGGGCCACCCGAGCGCGTCGCGGATCTCATCCGGGAGTTGACGGCGTGA
- a CDS encoding peptidylprolyl isomerase encodes MSDDLTVAPDRVVTVEYTVHLENGRLLDSTGHCGPIAIMVGAGQLFAALEDRIIGMRPGETRELRIPPEEAYGVGHDELVRTIPRDLLPPDLELVVGEEYRLKSPDGKPLRFRVVEIAGGAVRADFNPPFAGQALLATVTVVAVRMPTPEEERRGRV; translated from the coding sequence GTGAGCGACGACCTCACCGTCGCTCCCGACCGCGTGGTGACGGTCGAGTACACCGTCCACCTGGAGAACGGGCGCCTGCTCGACTCGACGGGGCACTGCGGTCCGATCGCGATCATGGTCGGCGCGGGGCAGCTCTTTGCGGCGCTCGAGGATCGCATCATCGGCATGCGGCCGGGCGAGACGCGCGAGCTCCGCATCCCGCCCGAGGAGGCATACGGCGTCGGCCACGACGAGCTGGTGCGGACGATCCCGCGCGATCTCCTGCCGCCGGACCTCGAGCTGGTGGTCGGCGAGGAGTACCGGTTGAAGAGCCCGGACGGAAAGCCGCTGCGCTTCCGCGTCGTCGAGATCGCCGGCGGGGCGGTGCGCGCCGACTTCAACCCGCCGTTCGCGGGTCAGGCCCTCTTGGCCACCGTCACCGTGGTCGCCGTCCGGATGCCGACCCCCGAGGAGGAGCGGCGCGGGCGGGTGTAG